The following proteins come from a genomic window of Synechococcus sp. BIOS-E4-1:
- a CDS encoding CTP synthase: MAKFVFVTGGVVSSIGKGIVAASLGRLLKSRGYSVSILKLDPYLNVDPGTMSPFQHGEVFVTEDGAETDLDLGHYERFTDTAMSRLNSVTTGSIYQSVINKERRGDYNGGTVQVIPHITGEIRERIHRVAANSGADVVITEIGGTVGDIESLPFLEAIREFRGDVGRHDLAYIHVTLLPYIGTSGELKTKPTQHSVKELRSIGIQPDVLVCRSDRDINQELKRKIGGFCGVPERAVIPSLDADSIYAVPLTLEDEGLCREVLDVLQLEDHDSDMAGWAQLVHQMRNPGPTVKVALVGKYVQLNDAYLSVVEALRHACLAQNASLDLHWVCAEQIENDGAESLLKGMDAVVVPGGFGNRGVDGKVAAIRWAREQRVPFLGLCLGMQTAVIEWARNQAGLTDASSAELDPDTQHAVIHLLPEQQDVVDLGGTMRLGVYPCRIAEGSMAAHLYGDQVVYERHRHRYEFNNAYRSLFLESGYRISGSSPDGRLVELIELPGHPFFTACQYHPEFLSRPGRPHPLFRGLIEAAQQRLPSSPSEALRQQGSAIGGRDFPEASRNP, encoded by the coding sequence ATGGCCAAGTTCGTCTTCGTCACCGGTGGTGTCGTCTCCAGCATCGGCAAGGGAATCGTGGCCGCCAGCCTGGGACGCCTGCTCAAATCGCGTGGCTACAGCGTTTCGATTCTGAAGCTGGATCCATACCTGAATGTGGACCCAGGCACGATGAGCCCGTTTCAACATGGCGAGGTCTTCGTCACCGAAGATGGGGCTGAGACCGACCTCGACCTGGGTCACTACGAACGCTTCACCGATACAGCGATGTCGCGCCTCAACAGCGTGACCACCGGTTCGATCTACCAGTCGGTGATCAACAAGGAGCGCCGCGGTGATTACAACGGTGGCACGGTGCAGGTGATCCCCCACATCACCGGTGAGATCCGCGAACGGATCCACCGCGTGGCCGCCAACAGTGGCGCCGATGTGGTGATCACCGAAATCGGCGGCACCGTGGGTGACATCGAGTCGCTGCCCTTTCTGGAAGCCATCCGAGAATTCCGCGGCGATGTGGGTCGCCATGACCTGGCCTACATCCACGTGACCCTGCTGCCTTACATCGGCACCTCTGGAGAACTGAAAACCAAACCCACCCAGCACTCGGTGAAGGAGCTGCGATCGATCGGCATCCAACCCGATGTGCTGGTATGCCGAAGCGACCGGGACATCAACCAGGAGCTCAAACGCAAAATCGGCGGCTTCTGTGGGGTTCCCGAACGAGCTGTGATTCCTTCCCTCGACGCCGACAGCATCTATGCCGTGCCCTTGACCCTCGAGGACGAAGGCCTCTGCCGCGAAGTGCTCGATGTTCTGCAACTGGAGGACCATGACAGCGACATGGCTGGCTGGGCCCAGCTGGTGCATCAGATGCGCAACCCAGGACCGACCGTCAAGGTGGCGTTGGTCGGCAAGTACGTGCAACTCAACGACGCCTACCTCTCGGTGGTCGAAGCCCTGCGCCACGCCTGTTTAGCGCAGAATGCCTCCCTGGATTTGCACTGGGTCTGCGCTGAGCAGATCGAGAACGACGGAGCCGAAAGCCTGCTGAAAGGCATGGACGCCGTCGTGGTACCGGGCGGCTTCGGCAATCGGGGTGTTGACGGCAAGGTGGCCGCCATTCGCTGGGCAAGGGAACAACGGGTGCCCTTCCTGGGTTTGTGTCTCGGCATGCAAACGGCGGTGATCGAGTGGGCTCGCAATCAGGCCGGTCTCACGGATGCATCCAGCGCTGAGCTCGATCCCGACACCCAACATGCGGTGATTCACCTGCTTCCTGAGCAGCAGGACGTCGTCGATCTCGGCGGCACGATGCGTCTGGGGGTTTATCCGTGCCGGATCGCAGAGGGCTCGATGGCCGCACACCTCTACGGCGATCAGGTGGTCTACGAACGACACCGGCACCGTTATGAGTTCAACAATGCCTACCGCAGCCTGTTCCTCGAATCGGGTTATCGGATCAGCGGCAGCTCACCCGATGGCCGGCTGGTGGAACTGATCGAGCTGCCGGGTCATCCCTTCTTCACGGCCTGCCAGTACCACCCGGAATTCCTGTCGCGCCCGGGCAGACCACATCCCCTGTTCCGCGGTTTGATCGAGGCAGCCCAGCAGCGCCTGCCCTCAAGTCCCAGCGAAGCTCTGCGTCAACAGGGTTCTGCCATCGGAGGCCGCGACTTCCCTGAAGCCAGCCGCAACCCTTGA
- a CDS encoding 7-carboxy-7-deazaguanine synthase QueE: MSIAESLNGLPLVETFHSLQGEGLHAGRSAFFIRLGGCKVGCSWCDTKHSWSANVHPQRSVEDLAQDALQAAKEGAAFVVITGGEPLHHQLEPLTSAIHSSCSLPIHLETSGVDPLSGSPDWITLSPKRHKPPRQDLLSCCHELKVVVHEAADLLFADVVASQAPQAHWLVQPGWESQEGQKLAVTKAQRDGRWRLSLQNHKWLGVR; the protein is encoded by the coding sequence TTGAGCATTGCCGAGTCCCTGAACGGCCTGCCGTTGGTGGAAACCTTCCACTCCCTGCAGGGGGAAGGTCTGCATGCAGGTCGCAGCGCCTTCTTCATCCGCCTCGGCGGCTGCAAGGTGGGCTGCAGCTGGTGTGACACCAAGCATTCCTGGTCAGCAAACGTGCACCCGCAACGCAGCGTCGAAGACCTGGCGCAGGATGCCTTGCAGGCCGCGAAGGAAGGAGCAGCATTCGTGGTCATCACCGGCGGAGAACCACTGCATCACCAGCTTGAACCGCTCACCAGCGCCATCCACAGCAGCTGTTCACTTCCGATCCACCTTGAGACCAGTGGCGTGGATCCCCTCAGCGGCAGCCCCGACTGGATCACGCTCTCGCCGAAACGACACAAACCACCCAGGCAGGATCTGCTCTCCTGCTGCCATGAACTGAAGGTGGTGGTTCATGAAGCTGCAGATCTGCTGTTCGCCGATGTGGTGGCCTCTCAGGCTCCTCAGGCTCATTGGCTTGTACAACCGGGATGGGAGAGCCAGGAAGGCCAGAAGCTGGCAGTGACCAAAGCACAGAGAGACGGACGCTGGCGGCTGAGCCTGCAGAACCACAAGTGGCTTGGCGTGCGCTGA
- a CDS encoding M23 family metallopeptidase: MRRNSLLMLAATAIGITWAFADMASTIDAQPLPPEQVPERTGVSNLALLSQSRPRRLPDTHRPFRKGETLRLVYPLAQPAQEVQPYGWRYSDRRQRWRMHVGHDLIAPAATPVLAMLSGRVHLVQSISGYGLTVLLDHGRGWQTLYAHLQSADVHAGQLLRAGDRIGRVGRSGSASTDHLHVELRRLEGRQAFALDLGPLLPPESTLSEITGPPASF; the protein is encoded by the coding sequence ATGCGCCGGAACAGTCTGCTGATGCTCGCAGCCACGGCGATTGGGATCACATGGGCTTTTGCAGACATGGCATCGACCATCGATGCACAACCTCTTCCTCCTGAACAGGTCCCAGAACGCACTGGTGTTTCCAATCTGGCCTTGCTGAGCCAATCCCGCCCGCGACGGCTGCCCGACACCCACCGTCCTTTCCGCAAAGGCGAAACTCTGCGTCTGGTTTATCCACTCGCTCAGCCTGCGCAGGAGGTTCAGCCCTATGGCTGGCGCTACTCAGACCGTCGCCAACGCTGGCGCATGCACGTGGGTCATGACCTGATCGCTCCTGCAGCCACCCCGGTCCTGGCCATGCTTTCAGGACGGGTCCATCTGGTGCAGTCGATCAGTGGCTATGGACTCACGGTGCTGCTGGACCATGGCCGGGGCTGGCAGACCCTGTACGCCCATCTGCAGAGCGCGGACGTTCATGCCGGTCAGCTGCTGCGTGCCGGTGACCGCATCGGCCGCGTTGGTCGCAGCGGCTCCGCCAGCACCGACCATCTGCATGTGGAGTTGCGACGACTGGAAGGACGCCAGGCCTTTGCGCTGGATCTTGGTCCATTACTGCCGCCAGAATCCACACTCTCAGAGATCACTGGCCCGCCAGCTAGCTTCTGA
- a CDS encoding peptidylprolyl isomerase, whose product MDDFRPAVQASLTNLGADTLDLLRRNDLLHSLVRKQLMHEATTGLSPSAELIQKALVNHCQQAQIKDEAALKIWLEERCLSRDELLVQLSMPLKLAELALNSFGIQAEARFLQRKESLDQVTYSLLRVKDSGMAHELYLQLEAGEASFENLATDHSEGPEKRSSGKIGPGSLMRAHPQLRYRLRTATPGVVMEPILIDQWWVVSRLDERHEASFNDAMRQRMASEMLEDWLRIETKELVKSLSSMENDPAVP is encoded by the coding sequence ATGGATGACTTCCGGCCCGCTGTTCAGGCCTCACTGACCAACCTGGGTGCCGACACCCTCGACCTGCTGCGTCGCAATGACCTGCTGCATTCCTTGGTGAGAAAGCAGCTCATGCACGAGGCCACCACCGGCCTCAGCCCCTCAGCAGAACTGATTCAGAAGGCGCTGGTCAACCACTGCCAACAGGCCCAGATCAAAGATGAAGCAGCTCTGAAAATCTGGTTGGAAGAGCGTTGTTTGAGCAGGGATGAGCTGCTCGTGCAATTAAGTATGCCTCTCAAGCTCGCTGAACTGGCGTTGAACAGTTTTGGCATCCAAGCAGAAGCACGTTTTCTGCAGCGAAAGGAATCGCTCGATCAAGTGACCTACAGCCTGCTGCGGGTCAAGGATTCCGGAATGGCCCATGAGCTGTATCTGCAGTTGGAGGCAGGTGAAGCAAGCTTTGAGAACCTGGCCACAGATCACAGCGAAGGACCTGAAAAACGCAGCAGCGGCAAAATCGGCCCAGGAAGCCTGATGCGTGCGCATCCTCAACTGCGCTATCGGTTGCGTACAGCCACCCCTGGTGTGGTCATGGAACCCATACTCATCGATCAATGGTGGGTGGTGAGCCGCCTTGATGAGCGTCATGAAGCCAGCTTCAATGACGCGATGCGTCAGCGCATGGCCAGCGAAATGCTTGAGGATTGGCTGCGGATTGAGACCAAGGAACTGGTCAAATCTCTCTCAAGCATGGAAAATGATCCGGCCGTGCCCTAA
- a CDS encoding ABC transporter transmembrane domain-containing protein, which produces MSIGLEALRTRFREQGESQRYALGQPLCERQFIPGRVLLIESGSARLLGEQGGRLSTLIRLEAGSFVGVASLLRAAACEEVRAASELVAISLSDEQLLALVNSDPTIAAACRNHLWEAELAALLQQQLDRVAKQSLSLSELLTELLPTAQLLDASNDGAIRTSLNQGERLFLASQPPEGTEAALGDELIDPGLIAAMPVDVHGLPMRVIALPGGAFAAIDAEIQEQKVEPEAVSNLTDSSQSRSEITQAPRHVPVSRFNQTNEDNRDFFVAGEGVVEETLACFQMLTKLMKLPFRRDAIERVLRDQLRRNQAPTLRLCGQIAAGLGLHVSGAKVAASMGLRLQTPTLVPWGQAFALAVRSDQRGLVLASPSQGFVELDLTQLENAFPEGIDLLLIDRTSATQEQNFGPSWFWPALKRYRGVLAQVLIASFVVQLFTLTNPLLIQVIVDKVIAQRSLDTLQVLGIALVAVTLLEGVLGSLKTYLFTETTNRIDQRLGAEVIDHLLRLPLGYFDRRPVGELGSRIAELEKIRNFLTGQALTTVLDAAFSVIYIVVMLFYSWVLTLVALAVLPIQIALTLLGAPLFRRQYRKAAEANASTSSHLIEVLTGIQTVKSQNVEMVSRWTWQERYAKYISRTFEQTITGTALSQTSQVLQKISQLLVLWVGAILVLSGDLTLGQLIAFRIISGYVTQPLLRLSTIWQTIQELRVSFERLADVIDTKQESDDQDKAKVPLPPIEGAVHFDNLTFAFNPGSAPVLNDVSLQVKPGTFVGIVGQSGSGKSTLMKLLPRLYSPNKGRILIDGYDIDKVELYSLRRQIGIVPQDPLLFSGNVSENIALTQPDATSEQIVMAAKVACAHDFIMELPAGYSTSVGERGASLSGGQRQRIAIARTLLANPKLLVMDEATSALDYETERRVCDNMIQALHDCTVFFITHRLSTVRRADLIVVMHQGAVVEKGSHDELMSQRGRYYALYRQQEAS; this is translated from the coding sequence ATGTCGATCGGGCTCGAAGCCCTGCGTACCAGATTCCGCGAACAGGGTGAATCCCAGCGGTATGCCCTGGGTCAGCCCCTTTGTGAGAGGCAGTTCATCCCTGGTCGCGTGCTGCTGATCGAGAGTGGCAGTGCCCGACTGCTCGGAGAACAAGGGGGTCGACTCAGCACCCTGATCCGTCTTGAGGCTGGCAGCTTTGTGGGTGTGGCTTCACTGCTGCGTGCCGCTGCTTGCGAAGAGGTCAGAGCTGCCTCAGAGCTGGTCGCCATCAGCCTCAGCGACGAACAGCTGCTTGCACTTGTGAACAGTGACCCAACAATCGCTGCTGCTTGCCGCAATCATCTGTGGGAAGCGGAGCTAGCAGCGCTTCTGCAGCAGCAACTCGATCGTGTCGCCAAGCAATCACTGTCTCTGAGCGAATTGCTCACGGAGCTCCTGCCCACAGCACAACTGTTGGACGCCTCGAACGACGGCGCCATCCGCACCTCCCTGAACCAAGGGGAGCGACTGTTCCTTGCCAGTCAACCCCCTGAGGGAACTGAGGCTGCGCTTGGAGATGAGCTCATCGATCCTGGTCTCATCGCTGCGATGCCAGTCGATGTGCACGGCTTGCCGATGCGGGTGATCGCCCTTCCAGGCGGGGCTTTTGCAGCGATCGACGCCGAAATACAAGAGCAAAAAGTCGAACCCGAGGCCGTCAGCAACCTGACTGACAGCTCCCAATCTCGCAGTGAGATCACGCAGGCCCCTCGGCACGTGCCGGTGAGCCGCTTCAACCAAACCAATGAAGACAACCGCGACTTCTTCGTGGCGGGTGAAGGCGTTGTCGAAGAGACATTGGCCTGCTTCCAGATGCTGACCAAGCTGATGAAGCTGCCATTCCGGCGCGATGCCATTGAACGGGTCCTACGCGATCAGCTGCGCCGCAACCAGGCACCCACATTGCGACTCTGTGGCCAGATCGCAGCCGGTTTAGGCCTGCACGTATCGGGTGCCAAGGTGGCGGCGAGCATGGGCCTGCGTCTGCAGACGCCAACATTGGTGCCCTGGGGACAGGCCTTTGCCCTGGCAGTGCGCAGCGATCAACGAGGCCTTGTGCTGGCGTCGCCGAGCCAGGGCTTTGTGGAACTCGATTTAACCCAACTGGAAAACGCTTTCCCAGAGGGAATTGATCTGCTGCTGATCGACCGCACCAGCGCCACACAAGAGCAAAATTTTGGTCCCTCCTGGTTTTGGCCTGCTCTCAAGCGCTACCGCGGTGTACTGGCTCAGGTGCTGATCGCCAGCTTCGTGGTGCAGTTGTTCACCCTGACCAATCCTCTGCTGATCCAGGTGATCGTCGACAAGGTGATTGCCCAGCGCAGCCTGGACACCCTGCAGGTTCTTGGCATCGCACTTGTGGCAGTGACGCTGCTTGAAGGAGTTCTGGGCAGTCTGAAGACCTACTTATTTACCGAAACCACCAACCGTATCGACCAGCGCCTCGGCGCGGAAGTCATTGACCATTTGCTCCGGCTCCCCCTCGGCTATTTCGATCGCCGCCCGGTGGGTGAGCTGGGATCCCGAATCGCCGAGCTTGAAAAGATCCGCAACTTTCTGACTGGTCAGGCTCTGACCACTGTTCTTGATGCGGCTTTTTCAGTCATCTACATCGTGGTGATGCTCTTCTACAGCTGGGTGCTGACCTTGGTCGCCCTGGCCGTTCTGCCGATACAGATCGCACTCACCCTGCTGGGTGCACCTCTGTTCCGGAGGCAGTACCGCAAAGCGGCTGAAGCCAATGCTTCAACGTCAAGCCATCTCATTGAAGTGCTTACCGGAATTCAAACGGTGAAAAGCCAAAACGTTGAAATGGTGAGTCGTTGGACCTGGCAAGAACGCTATGCCAAGTACATCAGCCGCACATTTGAACAGACCATTACTGGAACAGCACTCAGCCAAACATCACAGGTTCTGCAGAAAATCTCCCAGCTCTTGGTGCTCTGGGTGGGCGCCATATTGGTTCTCTCTGGAGATCTCACCCTCGGTCAGCTGATTGCCTTCCGAATCATCTCCGGCTATGTGACTCAACCACTTCTGCGCCTTTCAACGATCTGGCAGACGATCCAGGAATTAAGGGTGAGCTTCGAGCGATTGGCTGATGTGATCGACACCAAACAGGAATCTGACGATCAGGACAAAGCCAAGGTGCCCCTGCCCCCCATTGAAGGTGCAGTGCACTTCGACAACCTCACTTTCGCCTTCAATCCAGGCTCAGCTCCGGTCTTGAACGATGTATCGCTGCAAGTGAAACCCGGCACCTTTGTCGGAATCGTTGGACAAAGCGGAAGCGGCAAAAGCACGCTGATGAAACTGTTGCCACGGCTTTACTCGCCAAACAAGGGCCGGATCTTGATCGATGGATATGACATCGACAAAGTCGAGCTTTACTCGCTGCGGCGCCAGATCGGCATCGTTCCCCAGGACCCTTTGCTGTTCTCGGGAAACGTGAGCGAGAACATCGCTCTGACACAGCCGGATGCCACCAGCGAACAGATTGTGATGGCCGCAAAAGTTGCTTGTGCCCATGACTTCATCATGGAGCTACCGGCTGGATACAGCACCTCAGTGGGTGAGCGTGGAGCCTCTCTCAGTGGAGGACAACGTCAGCGCATTGCCATCGCCCGCACACTCCTAGCCAATCCAAAGCTGCTGGTGATGGACGAAGCCACGAGCGCACTCGACTACGAAACCGAGCGCAGGGTCTGCGACAACATGATCCAGGCCTTGCACGACTGCACGGTTTTCTTCATCACCCACCGCCTATCCACCGTGCGTCGGGCAGATCTGATTGTTGTGATGCACCAGGGCGCGGTGGTTGAAAAGGGTTCGCACGACGAACTGATGAGCCAACGCGGTCGTTACTACGCCCTTTACCGCCAGCAGGAGGCCAGCTGA
- a CDS encoding HlyD family secretion protein, which yields MKNDSNNNNSQNDTGSQENGSNKESAPGKLVRQARSALENRITLVSDQENVLQQSRLWMKTVTWGLIGTTLLGIGFLAVARTEEVVVAKGKLEPIGNVKEVRVPPGGVVEEILVESGERVTKGQALIRLDQESTAEQLKSAIQGVEEKTTEINQREQQLVLKNQEKERTKDLNREQVATTRAKLALEEDILRRLSTLAEEGGIKDIQYLQQRNTVEEVKGDLIKLKLDGRRQMNQLDQETKLINAQLAGLRSERARLNSELTQVRVTNKNQILRAPVDGIVFDLKLNNPGFVSQAMSSDVMLKVVPFNTLEADVMIPSNKIGFVRTGQPADISIDSFPATDFGVLEGTVQSVGSDALPPNPQQMEQEYTYPAVIKLDSQQLKLKSGKQLPLQVGMSLTANIKLRSVSYLQLMLNTFRSKTDSLRQI from the coding sequence ATGAAGAACGATTCCAACAACAACAACTCTCAGAACGACACTGGCAGTCAGGAGAACGGAAGCAACAAGGAAAGTGCTCCCGGAAAGCTTGTCAGGCAGGCACGCTCAGCACTGGAGAACCGCATCACCCTGGTCAGCGATCAGGAGAACGTTCTGCAGCAAAGTCGCTTGTGGATGAAGACAGTCACCTGGGGGCTGATCGGTACCACCCTGCTCGGCATCGGCTTCCTGGCGGTAGCTCGTACTGAAGAAGTGGTGGTTGCTAAGGGCAAACTCGAACCGATCGGGAACGTCAAGGAAGTTCGGGTCCCACCTGGCGGAGTCGTCGAGGAAATTCTGGTAGAAAGCGGCGAACGCGTCACCAAGGGCCAGGCCCTCATCCGCCTCGATCAGGAAAGCACAGCGGAACAACTCAAGTCCGCGATCCAGGGCGTGGAAGAAAAAACCACTGAAATCAACCAGAGAGAACAACAGCTCGTTCTGAAAAATCAGGAAAAAGAGCGCACCAAGGATTTAAACCGCGAACAGGTAGCCACCACGCGCGCCAAACTTGCTCTTGAAGAAGATATCCTGAGACGATTAAGTACCCTGGCCGAAGAAGGAGGCATCAAAGATATTCAATATCTGCAGCAACGCAACACGGTAGAGGAGGTGAAAGGTGATCTAATCAAATTGAAGCTCGATGGTCGCCGTCAAATGAATCAGCTCGACCAGGAAACCAAATTAATTAACGCACAGCTTGCAGGCCTACGCAGCGAGAGAGCTCGGCTCAATTCCGAGCTGACGCAAGTCAGGGTTACGAACAAAAATCAGATCCTGCGAGCACCTGTTGACGGAATTGTTTTTGATTTGAAACTGAACAATCCCGGTTTCGTCTCCCAGGCCATGTCGTCCGATGTGATGTTGAAGGTGGTGCCTTTCAACACCCTCGAGGCGGACGTGATGATCCCAAGCAACAAGATTGGTTTCGTACGAACTGGTCAGCCAGCAGACATCAGCATCGACTCCTTTCCAGCCACTGACTTCGGCGTACTTGAAGGAACCGTTCAGTCGGTGGGATCAGACGCACTTCCTCCTAACCCACAGCAGATGGAACAGGAGTACACCTACCCAGCAGTGATCAAATTGGACAGCCAGCAACTCAAACTCAAGAGCGGCAAACAGTTGCCACTTCAGGTGGGCATGTCACTCACCGCCAACATCAAGTTGCGCAGTGTCAGCTATTTGCAGCTGATGCTGAACACCTTCCGAAGCAAGACCGACTCACTGCGACAGATTTGA
- a CDS encoding ecotin family protein, with product MTKPPHQLLKPITCFGAALSLSAVSALPGVAIPRLNLTGYPEPAPGLKRWVIQPSGLLPKSSDPFISAQPIDWRIQLIVGLTVTLDCNTKRLSGSGMTMRMLPKASGKALFEVKAPVAVISTKMACPDDQSTGTSFLSLGKQPYLVPYNASWPIVVDLPETLQLRWRIWKAETRQQPGVRL from the coding sequence ATGACGAAGCCTCCGCATCAGCTGTTGAAGCCAATCACCTGCTTTGGAGCTGCTCTGTCGCTCTCCGCTGTTTCTGCGCTGCCCGGTGTTGCGATTCCGCGGCTGAATTTGACCGGCTATCCGGAGCCAGCCCCTGGCCTCAAACGTTGGGTGATTCAGCCGTCGGGTCTGCTGCCTAAGAGTTCAGATCCATTCATCTCTGCACAACCGATCGACTGGCGGATTCAGCTGATCGTGGGCCTAACGGTCACCCTTGATTGCAACACCAAGCGCCTTTCAGGTTCTGGGATGACCATGCGCATGCTGCCCAAGGCATCTGGCAAGGCCCTTTTTGAAGTGAAGGCTCCAGTGGCTGTGATCAGCACCAAGATGGCCTGTCCTGATGATCAGTCCACCGGTACTTCTTTCCTATCGCTCGGCAAGCAACCCTATCTCGTTCCTTACAACGCCTCCTGGCCGATCGTTGTGGATCTGCCCGAGACCTTGCAGCTGCGCTGGCGGATCTGGAAAGCGGAGACCCGCCAGCAGCCTGGGGTCAGGCTCTGA
- the queC gene encoding 7-cyano-7-deazaguanine synthase QueC, with translation MTDFTAIALLSGGLDSATAAALAIEAGGRVIGLSFDYGQRHRRELQAANTIAEALKLAEHHTISVNLASWGGSSLTDQQQALPTHGVQEGVIPNTYVPGRNTVFISIGLSLAEARNAERVVLGVNAVDYSGYPDCRPDYLEAFQTLANLSSRVGREGHGPRLWAPLVKWSKQRIVEEALRLGVPIASTWSCYSGGSRPCSVCDSCRIRDAALRDAGRPDLCSSASR, from the coding sequence ATGACCGATTTCACAGCGATTGCCCTCTTATCTGGCGGCCTGGATTCCGCCACAGCGGCAGCCCTGGCGATTGAAGCAGGTGGGCGGGTGATCGGGCTCTCCTTCGATTACGGCCAACGCCATCGGCGGGAACTGCAGGCAGCCAACACGATCGCCGAAGCTCTGAAGCTGGCCGAGCACCACACCATCAGCGTGAACCTGGCCAGTTGGGGTGGATCGTCGCTGACTGACCAGCAGCAGGCCTTACCGACCCATGGGGTGCAGGAGGGAGTCATCCCCAACACCTACGTCCCAGGCAGAAACACTGTTTTCATCAGCATCGGCCTCAGCCTGGCCGAGGCTCGCAACGCCGAGCGAGTGGTTCTTGGGGTCAATGCCGTGGACTACTCGGGATATCCCGATTGTCGGCCCGACTATCTGGAGGCTTTCCAGACCCTGGCAAATCTCAGCAGCAGGGTTGGCCGCGAGGGACATGGCCCCCGGCTCTGGGCACCACTGGTGAAATGGAGCAAGCAACGCATCGTGGAAGAAGCCCTGCGCCTGGGGGTACCGATTGCGTCCACCTGGAGCTGCTACAGCGGAGGAAGCAGACCCTGCAGCGTCTGCGACAGCTGTCGCATCCGTGATGCGGCTCTGCGCGATGCAGGTCGCCCCGATCTGTGCAGCAGCGCAAGCCGATGA
- a CDS encoding anthranilate synthase component I family protein: MTLLRRRLPWLEPALVAENLADLHGESGLIWLDGDGSDLGRHITLAVDPLEQYCCRGLPGDPGATNPFTTLRQLKGGHWTGWLSYDAAAWTEPGNPWRRDEMATLWIARHDPVLRFDLKAREIHLEGVDPVRHVAMVRTLENLDIAKTTSLPRKTLGCSWHRHSDRSTYKAGVSTIRELIASGDLFQANLTSCASSTLRNNVNNLELYGRLRDQCPAPFSGLLVGSGSATGEAVLSTSPERFLQVEASGAVQTRPIKGTRPRHADPRIDDDLAADLVCSAKDRAENVMIVDLLRNDLGRVCRPGSIQVPDLVRLESYARVHHLTSVVTGQLHPDASWVDLLEASWPGGSITGAPKLRACQRLHELEAQGRGPYCGSLLHLDWNGRFDSNILIRTLLRKDAQLRLHAGCGIVADSDPEAEADELDWKLLPLLEALT, from the coding sequence ATGACCCTGCTGCGCAGGCGTCTGCCCTGGCTCGAGCCGGCCTTGGTCGCGGAAAACCTGGCTGACCTTCACGGTGAAAGCGGCCTGATCTGGCTCGATGGAGATGGCAGCGACCTTGGACGGCACATCACCCTGGCGGTTGATCCTCTGGAGCAGTACTGCTGCAGAGGGCTGCCGGGTGACCCAGGAGCGACCAATCCCTTCACGACCTTGCGGCAACTCAAGGGCGGCCACTGGACTGGTTGGCTCAGCTACGACGCTGCCGCCTGGACGGAACCCGGAAACCCCTGGCGCCGTGATGAAATGGCAACCCTCTGGATCGCACGCCACGATCCTGTGCTGCGCTTTGATCTCAAAGCCAGAGAGATCCATCTGGAAGGCGTCGACCCCGTACGCCATGTCGCCATGGTCAGGACACTGGAGAACCTGGACATAGCCAAAACCACTTCACTGCCTAGGAAGACGCTTGGATGCAGCTGGCATCGACACAGCGACCGCTCCACATACAAAGCGGGCGTCAGCACAATCCGTGAGCTGATTGCCAGCGGCGATCTGTTCCAGGCCAACCTCACCAGCTGCGCAAGCAGCACGCTCAGAAACAATGTCAACAATTTGGAGCTGTACGGACGGTTGCGCGATCAATGCCCCGCTCCCTTCAGCGGTCTGCTGGTTGGCAGCGGTTCTGCCACAGGTGAAGCGGTTCTCTCCACCTCCCCCGAGCGCTTTCTGCAGGTGGAGGCCAGCGGCGCAGTCCAGACAAGGCCGATCAAAGGAACCCGGCCGCGCCATGCTGATCCGCGCATCGACGACGACCTGGCAGCAGACCTGGTGTGCAGCGCCAAAGATCGCGCCGAAAACGTGATGATCGTGGACCTGCTGCGCAACGACCTTGGTCGTGTCTGCCGTCCTGGATCCATCCAGGTGCCAGACCTCGTACGGCTCGAGAGCTATGCGCGCGTGCACCATCTCACCTCTGTTGTCACAGGTCAGTTGCATCCGGACGCGTCTTGGGTGGATCTGCTGGAGGCCAGCTGGCCAGGGGGGTCGATCACGGGAGCACCCAAGCTGAGAGCCTGCCAAAGGCTGCATGAACTGGAAGCGCAGGGCCGTGGCCCCTATTGCGGCTCGCTGCTGCACCTCGACTGGAACGGCCGCTTCGACAGCAACATCCTGATCCGCACCCTGCTACGTAAAGACGCGCAGCTACGGCTGCATGCAGGTTGCGGAATTGTGGCTGACTCCGACCCCGAAGCGGAAGCGGACGAGCTCGACTGGAAGCTGCTGCCCTTGCTGGAGGCACTGACATGA